A single Atribacteraceae bacterium DNA region contains:
- the mgtE gene encoding magnesium transporter: MTSKELFVLLSEKNYSVIKNTFAGMHPADIADILEQLDAKGTIVAFRLLPKNLAVDVFAHSTSAKQASISLLTNENELAEIVNELYFDDKIDFLEEMPANIVKRILKNSTESERKLINQFLKYPDFSAGSLMTTEFVDLKEHMTVAQSLETIRTTALNKETVYTCYCIDSHRQLKGTVSLKDLVLASPDVTVGEIMQKDVLSVETQDDQEQVAALFKKYDLLSLPVVDHEKRLVGIITVDDVIDVIERENTEDSYLMAAVSKGSSPKKDKLLEVSIPSAIRLRLPWLIITLLGGMLAGGVIEFFEESLAAAIVLAAFIPVIMDMGGDVGIQSSTIVIRGLATGDITQNNVWKCLWREILIGTFMGVICGVVVGAAGQIWQGVPKLGVAVGGAMITTMTVASFLGAFLPTLFHRIGIDPAVVSGPLITTIKDITGLVIYFTIASVVMGI, from the coding sequence AAAAGGCACAATTGTCGCATTCCGCTTGCTTCCAAAGAATCTAGCCGTAGATGTGTTTGCCCATTCAACTTCGGCTAAACAGGCCAGCATTTCCCTGTTGACCAATGAAAACGAACTTGCAGAAATTGTTAACGAATTGTATTTCGATGACAAAATCGACTTCCTTGAGGAAATGCCCGCCAACATTGTAAAGAGGATATTGAAAAACTCAACCGAATCCGAAAGAAAGCTTATTAACCAGTTTTTGAAATATCCTGACTTTTCTGCCGGCAGTCTTATGACTACAGAGTTTGTCGACCTCAAAGAACATATGACTGTGGCACAATCTTTGGAAACTATAAGGACCACCGCACTGAACAAGGAAACAGTGTATACATGTTACTGCATCGATTCACACCGCCAGTTGAAGGGCACAGTTTCACTAAAGGATCTGGTTTTAGCCTCCCCCGATGTAACTGTAGGTGAAATCATGCAAAAGGATGTGCTGTCGGTAGAGACTCAAGACGATCAAGAACAGGTTGCAGCGCTATTCAAGAAATATGATCTGCTTAGCCTCCCCGTAGTTGACCATGAAAAAAGGCTCGTGGGGATCATCACCGTTGACGACGTAATTGATGTGATCGAGAGGGAAAACACCGAGGACTCTTATCTTATGGCAGCCGTAAGCAAGGGTAGCTCGCCTAAGAAAGACAAATTGCTTGAAGTTTCTATTCCTTCTGCTATCCGCCTTCGCCTTCCATGGCTGATTATAACTTTATTGGGCGGAATGCTTGCCGGTGGCGTTATTGAATTCTTCGAGGAGTCTTTGGCGGCAGCTATCGTCCTTGCTGCGTTTATCCCGGTTATCATGGACATGGGAGGAGACGTAGGGATTCAATCATCCACCATCGTCATAAGGGGACTGGCAACAGGCGATATTACGCAGAATAATGTCTGGAAATGCTTGTGGAGAGAGATTCTCATAGGGACATTCATGGGAGTGATATGCGGAGTGGTCGTCGGTGCAGCAGGCCAGATATGGCAGGGTGTACCTAAACTTGGAGTAGCGGTGGGGGGGGCGATGATCACGACTATGACGGTAGCTTCTTTCTTAGGAGCGTTTTTGCCCACTTTGTTTCATCGCATAGGTATAGACCCGGCAGTTGTGTCGGGACCGCTGATTACTACAATAAAAGATATAACCGGATTGGTTATTTATTTCACGATAGCCTCAGTGGTCATGGGTATTTAA
- a CDS encoding glycoside hydrolase family 38 C-terminal domain-containing protein, translated as MNDDLENAGPPGLLAGDLRSRPCRLIFARRDFQAASEIGQKIKDEALRYIAERIPGNKGDIIVFNSLGHARSDLLDVALPGGLAPGHILYQQDQPLEWQSAGGERILVSGHRVPGFGYTCLSAGPAREVPGKPETSLRVSRQVMENRFFRMEFDEGGLIASLYHKSIDREYVKAGSRANCFQAFEDLPPDHDAWNIDPFYRGKYWTITELNTLAILEEGPLRGTMMMERPFGRSIITQHIRIYRDMDRIDFVTKIAWWENNTMLKVLFPVDLATDQAACEIQFGYLYRPTHTNTPWEKAKFEVCAQRWVDVSEKDWGIALINNGKYGHDITRGVIGLTCLRSPSYPDSDADRGQHEFAYALFPHQGTVGDAPVTERAAEFNEPLIPAVKGNGAGSWPPERSWITLDNPAIVLAAVKLSEYGEGVIVRVYESRGKRVAGSIAFWKPPVRAWSCTLLEMQQEEIPVRDRSLTLHFHPFEIKTLMVFFDR; from the coding sequence GTGAATGATGATTTGGAAAACGCCGGGCCGCCGGGTCTTTTGGCCGGGGATTTACGATCCAGACCCTGCCGGCTTATCTTCGCCCGGCGGGATTTTCAGGCCGCCTCGGAAATCGGACAAAAGATCAAAGACGAGGCGCTTCGTTACATTGCAGAGAGAATTCCGGGAAACAAGGGAGATATAATTGTGTTCAACTCGCTGGGGCACGCACGCAGTGACCTCCTGGACGTGGCCCTGCCGGGGGGATTAGCCCCCGGTCACATTTTGTATCAGCAAGACCAGCCCCTCGAATGGCAGTCCGCCGGGGGGGAGAGGATTCTGGTGTCCGGTCATCGGGTACCCGGTTTCGGTTATACTTGTCTTTCCGCCGGCCCGGCTCGGGAGGTTCCTGGAAAACCGGAGACGTCTCTTAGAGTTTCCCGGCAGGTGATGGAGAACCGCTTTTTCCGGATGGAGTTCGACGAAGGGGGGCTGATCGCTTCCCTCTATCATAAAAGTATCGATCGCGAATACGTTAAAGCCGGTTCCCGAGCCAACTGCTTCCAGGCCTTTGAAGATCTCCCACCCGACCATGATGCCTGGAACATTGATCCTTTTTACCGGGGAAAATACTGGACGATCACCGAGCTGAACACCCTCGCGATCCTCGAGGAGGGCCCATTACGGGGGACTATGATGATGGAGCGCCCCTTCGGGCGCTCCATCATAACTCAACATATCCGTATATACCGGGATATGGACCGGATCGATTTTGTGACGAAAATCGCTTGGTGGGAAAACAACACCATGCTTAAAGTGCTGTTTCCAGTGGATCTGGCCACCGACCAGGCCGCCTGTGAAATTCAATTCGGCTACCTATACCGTCCGACGCACACCAATACCCCCTGGGAAAAAGCCAAATTCGAAGTCTGTGCCCAGCGGTGGGTGGACGTGTCGGAGAAGGATTGGGGGATTGCTCTTATCAATAATGGCAAGTACGGACATGATATCACTCGTGGGGTGATCGGTTTGACCTGCCTGCGCTCACCATCCTATCCCGATTCGGATGCCGACCGGGGACAGCACGAATTTGCCTATGCCCTTTTTCCTCATCAGGGCACTGTCGGTGATGCGCCAGTCACGGAGCGCGCCGCCGAATTCAATGAACCGCTTATTCCTGCGGTCAAAGGTAATGGCGCCGGTTCGTGGCCACCGGAGCGTTCTTGGATCACGCTCGATAATCCGGCCATAGTTCTGGCGGCAGTGAAACTGTCTGAATACGGAGAGGGCGTGATTGTACGCGTCTATGAAAGCCGGGGAAAACGGGTAGCCGGTTCGATTGCTTTCTGGAAGCCACCCGTTCGGGCCTGGTCCTGTACCCTCCTGGAAATGCAACAGGAGGAAATACCGGTCCGGGACCGGTCGCTTACCCTTCACTTTCATCCTTTTGAGATCAAGACGCTTATGGTGTTTTTCGACAGGTAG
- a CDS encoding aldo/keto reductase, which produces MDYLEREGARLPVLGLGTWDMRGVECRRAVLTALEVGYRSIDTAAFYMNEAEIGQAIRESFVSREELFLTTKVWHTHLRREDCIRSLEDSLKQLGTEYVDLFLIHWPNDAVPLAETLRAMNDLVHQGKTRSIGVSNFSIDLLEAAQSLSPTPILTNQVEYHPFHSPAALLDYCRKAQVIVSAYSPLARGRVLHHPLLREIAERYGKTPAQITLRWLIQQKGVMAIPKATRRDHQEKNFDIFDFRLTDGEMADIGSLKT; this is translated from the coding sequence GTGGATTATCTGGAAAGAGAAGGGGCGCGTCTACCGGTACTTGGTTTAGGGACCTGGGACATGCGGGGGGTTGAATGTCGCCGGGCGGTACTTACCGCCCTTGAAGTGGGTTATCGAAGTATCGATACAGCGGCCTTTTACATGAATGAAGCAGAGATCGGCCAGGCCATCCGGGAGTCCTTCGTTTCCCGTGAAGAGTTGTTTTTGACCACCAAGGTCTGGCACACGCATTTACGCAGGGAAGACTGTATTCGTTCTTTGGAGGATAGCCTCAAACAACTCGGGACCGAATATGTCGATCTCTTTCTGATACACTGGCCGAACGATGCGGTGCCCCTCGCCGAGACTCTAAGAGCGATGAACGACCTTGTACACCAAGGGAAAACCCGTTCCATCGGGGTCAGCAACTTTTCTATCGACCTTCTGGAGGCAGCCCAAAGCCTGTCACCGACACCGATCCTCACCAACCAGGTGGAATATCATCCTTTCCACTCCCCGGCTGCCCTTCTTGACTACTGCCGGAAAGCGCAGGTTATTGTTTCCGCTTACTCTCCGCTGGCCCGGGGCCGGGTCCTGCACCACCCCCTCTTGCGGGAGATCGCGGAGCGTTACGGAAAAACCCCTGCCCAAATCACCCTCCGTTGGCTGATTCAACAGAAGGGGGTTATGGCCATTCCCAAGGCGACCCGTCGTGATCACCAGGAGAAAAATTTCGATATTTTCGATTTTCGGTTGACCGACGGAGAAATGGCGGACATCGGCAGCCTAAAGACATGA
- a CDS encoding heavy metal-associated domain-containing protein yields MKLKIDGMSCQHCVTRLKKELEQVDGVVSVNIDLKTGVAEFITAPPVRTEILVAVVEKAGYHARPL; encoded by the coding sequence ATGAAACTAAAAATCGATGGAATGAGTTGTCAGCACTGCGTCACGCGTTTGAAAAAAGAACTGGAGCAGGTTGACGGTGTGGTATCGGTGAATATTGACCTGAAAACGGGAGTAGCCGAGTTCATAACTGCCCCCCCTGTCCGGACCGAAATCCTGGTTGCGGTCGTTGAAAAGGCCGGATACCATGCCCGCCCTCTCTAA
- the thiT gene encoding energy-coupled thiamine transporter ThiT has protein sequence MAAKSIFVPRILAEGGVVLGLATALSLIKLFAAPFGGSVTPGSMVPIILLAMIRGPVVGTTVGVVYGFLQFILGPWFLTPLQFLLDYPFAFGALGLAGFFWRPAMTKNTSWTGRYFFSIIAVFFAIGGRFLSHFFAGVFFWGHYAPEGQSVWLYSLVYNGGYLGVEFLISAALTWFLTPSLGRLIKP, from the coding sequence ATGGCAGCGAAAAGCATTTTCGTCCCCCGGATTCTGGCCGAAGGCGGCGTGGTTTTAGGTCTTGCTACGGCGTTAAGCCTGATAAAACTTTTCGCCGCTCCCTTCGGCGGATCGGTCACCCCGGGAAGCATGGTTCCCATTATTCTCCTGGCCATGATCCGGGGACCGGTGGTCGGCACAACCGTTGGTGTCGTCTACGGCTTTCTCCAGTTCATACTCGGCCCCTGGTTTCTCACCCCGCTCCAGTTTCTGCTCGATTACCCGTTTGCCTTTGGAGCACTGGGCCTGGCCGGCTTTTTCTGGAGACCGGCAATGACCAAAAACACCAGCTGGACAGGCCGCTATTTCTTCTCCATCATTGCCGTCTTCTTCGCTATCGGCGGACGGTTTCTGAGTCACTTCTTCGCCGGTGTTTTTTTCTGGGGGCATTACGCCCCGGAGGGCCAGTCGGTCTGGCTCTACTCGCTGGTCTACAACGGCGGGTACTTGGGGGTAGAATTTCTTATCAGCGCCGCTCTGACTTGGTTCCTGACTCCATCGCTGGGCAGACTGATCAAACCATGA
- the folE gene encoding GTP cyclohydrolase I FolE: MNDTESLAPLFARVIEELGEDLKRDGLADTPQRAARAFRYLTSGYGQDLTTVINGAVYRAHGEDLVIVQDIAFYSLCEHHLLPFFGKCHVGYVPDGLVLGVSKVARITDVFARRLQLQERLTRQIAEALHMHTGAHGVGVVIEAQHLCMMMRGVEKENSRMKTSCMLGSFLDNEAVRSEFLRSIR, from the coding sequence ATGAACGATACAGAATCCCTGGCCCCTCTCTTTGCCCGCGTAATTGAAGAGTTGGGCGAAGACCTGAAGCGGGATGGCCTAGCCGATACCCCGCAACGGGCCGCCCGGGCGTTCCGTTACCTGACTTCCGGTTACGGACAGGATTTGACCACGGTCATCAATGGAGCCGTTTACCGTGCCCACGGAGAAGACCTGGTAATCGTGCAGGATATTGCTTTTTACTCTCTGTGCGAACACCACCTTCTTCCGTTTTTTGGAAAATGTCATGTCGGTTATGTCCCGGACGGACTTGTTCTCGGGGTCTCGAAGGTAGCCCGGATCACCGACGTCTTCGCCCGCCGTTTGCAACTCCAGGAAAGGCTGACCAGGCAAATCGCCGAAGCGCTCCATATGCACACTGGAGCCCACGGCGTAGGCGTTGTCATCGAAGCCCAACACCTGTGTATGATGATGCGAGGCGTGGAAAAAGAAAATTCCCGCATGAAGACATCCTGCATGCTGGGATCGTTCCTGGATAACGAGGCCGTCCGATCCGAGTTCTTGAGGTCGATTCGGTGA
- a CDS encoding SDR family oxidoreductase translates to MNSLAALITGGGRRLGKAMTLALAHKGYGIALHYHQREEEAKDTATGVHALSVDCRLYRGDLTNDQESGELMDQVMNDFPGLSLVVNNASLFEPASFLETDSRLFDRQFAIHLKAPFILTRNFARRARGGCIINILDAKIKGHRPTHMAYILAKKALAEFTLIAARDLAPRFRVNGVAPGPVEPPPGKDTSYLDRVAEKIPLKTRGYPEDIARAVVFLAENPFITGEILFVDGGESLS, encoded by the coding sequence GTGAATTCCCTGGCCGCGCTGATCACCGGCGGGGGGAGGCGGCTGGGTAAGGCGATGACCTTAGCCTTGGCCCACAAGGGATACGGAATCGCCCTCCACTACCACCAAAGGGAAGAAGAAGCAAAAGACACCGCTACTGGTGTCCATGCTCTGAGTGTGGATTGCCGACTTTACCGGGGAGATCTCACGAACGATCAGGAATCCGGAGAGCTCATGGACCAGGTGATGAACGACTTTCCCGGGCTCTCGCTGGTCGTGAACAACGCTTCCCTATTTGAGCCCGCCTCATTCCTTGAAACAGACTCCCGCCTGTTTGACCGGCAATTCGCCATCCACCTCAAAGCCCCCTTTATCTTGACCAGGAATTTTGCCCGGCGCGCCCGGGGAGGCTGTATCATCAATATCCTGGACGCAAAAATCAAAGGGCACCGGCCCACCCACATGGCTTATATCCTGGCCAAAAAAGCCTTGGCGGAGTTCACTCTGATCGCAGCCCGGGACCTAGCACCCCGTTTCCGGGTGAACGGCGTGGCTCCGGGACCGGTTGAACCTCCGCCGGGGAAAGACACATCATATCTGGACCGGGTTGCGGAAAAGATACCGTTGAAAACCCGCGGGTACCCGGAAGACATCGCCCGAGCTGTGGTGTTTCTTGCGGAAAATCCTTTTATCACCGGAGAAATATTATTCGTCGACGGGGGGGAATCCCTGTCATGA